The DNA segment TTCTGCTCGGGCAGCCCGTGATCCTGAATCTCGATAAAGTAGTTCTCGCCGAACAGATCGCGGTACCACAGCATCCGCTGCTTGGCCTCGGCCTCGCGCCCCTGCATCAGCAGTTGCTGGACCTCCGAACCCAGGCAGCCGGAGAAGGCGATGATGCCCTTGTGGTGTTCGGTCAGCAGCTCGTGGTCAATGCGCGGCTTGTAGTAATAGCCCTCGGTGTAGCCCCGGCTGCTCAGGCGGCACAGATTCTGATAGCCCTCGAAGTCGCGGGCCAGCAGCGTCAGGTGAAAGATGCCCTTCTCGCCGCTGACGCCGGGTTTCTTGTCGCGGCGCGTGCCCATGCCGGGAACCACGTAGGCCTCGTAGCCCAGGATTGGCTTGACCTGCGCGGCCTGCGCGTAGTTATAGAAATGCACTGCGCCGTGCATGTTGCCGTGATCGGTCATGGCGCAGGCGGCGTCCTGACCGTCGGGCGTGACCTCTTTCACCCACTTCAGCAGATCCTTGAGCTTGGCTGCGCCGTCCAGCAGGCTGTATTGCGTGTGCTGGTGCAGGTGCGCGAACCGCCCGCTGTACTCGGTGGGGGCGCAGCACGAGCCGTCCGGCAGGTGGATGTGAGGAGCAGAATCGGCGGGCGCGGTCATGGGTCAAGGATAGGCCGGGGCGGGGGCGGGCTTCAGTGACGGGGAGGGGTTGACGGGGCTGTGACCTGTCTGTCGCGCCTGAATTTCCGCCGCCACGATCAACTTTGAAACAACCCTTTGATGAGGTCACTCTAATTGCTGACCGTCCACTACCTTCTTCATGCCGCGCTATAACCCCTGAATGCACTACCGCACACTTGGCAAGACCGGCTATGACGTGTCCAGCATCAGCTTTGGGGCGTGGGCCATCGGCGGCACCTGGGGCGAGGTCAGCGAGGCCGACGCCATGAGCGCCCTGCATAAAGCTTTAGACCTGGGCATCAATTTCTTTGATACCGCCGACGTGTACGGCGATGGACGCAGCGAACGTCTGATCGCCCGGCTGAGGCAGGAGCGCCCGGAAACCTTTTACGTGGCAACCAAGGCCGGACGCCGTTTGGACCCACATGAGGCGGGCGGTTACAACGCCAGGAACCTGCGCGGCTTCATCGAGCGCAGTTTGCAGAATCTGGAGACCGAGACTCTTGACCTCCTCCAGCTCCACTGCCCGCCGCCGGAAGTGTACGAGCGCGATGAAGTGTTTGGCGTGCTAGACGACTTCAAAACGGAAGGGCTGCTGCGGGCCTACGGCGTCAGCGTGGAAACGGTGGATGAGGCGCTGACCGCCATCAAGCACCCCAACGTCTCTACAGTCCAGATCATCTTCAATATCTTCCGCTTCAAGCCTGCCGAACAGTTCTTCGCGGCGGCGCGCGAGGCCAATGTGGGCATCCTGGCCCGTGTGCCCCTGGCAAGTGGCCTGCTGACTGGCAAGATGACGGCCCAAAGCAGCTTTGCCCCCGATGACCACCGCAGTTTCAACCGGCACGGCGAGGCGTTCGACAAGGGTGAAACCTTCTCCGGCGTGGATTTTGAAACGGGTCTTAGGGCGGTGGATGAGTTGCGCCCGCTCGTGCCTGCTGGCATGACGCTGGCCGAGTTCGCCCTGCGCTGGATTCTGATGTTCCCCGAAGTGAGCTGCGCCATTCCGGGGGCCAAGAACGCTGCCCAGGCCGAGGCCAACGCCCGCGCCGCCGATCTGCCGCCGCTGAGCGAGGACACGATGCGCGGGGTGGCAGATGTATATGACCGCCTGATCCGGCCCCAGGTTCAGGACCTGTGGTGAGCCGCTTTTCGGCTTGATATGGCCGACGCCCACCGCCAGCGCCAGAAGCTCTGTGCCAACTGCGGCCAATTCGCTCCGATCATGTACCGGGTCATTCGCAGGGCGGCGGAAGGCTGGGTGTTTTTATGCCCGGTGTGCCGCCGATTGACTGACAACAACAACCTGGAATACCGTTATGGCGGCACCTGGAAAGCCGAGAAAGGACGGTAGCGTTTCTCACAACTGCGGATGGCGTTGCTGGCCCCATCAGCAAGGGTGGGGGCCGTCATGACCAGACTGTAAACCGCATCGCTTACGCTGGACCATGACCATCCGCCCCGCCATTCCAGCCGATACCCCCGCCATTGCCCACATTCACGTCACCAGTTGGCGCGAAACGTACGCGGGCCTGATGCCGGACGACTTTCTGGACCGCATGACGAACGAGGAAACGCAGCGGCGGCGTGAGGGAGGCTGGGAACGGACCATCTCCCAGAAGCTGGAAACCGTGCTGGTGGCCGAACAGGACGGGGTTATGGTGGCCTTCGGCTCCGCTGGCCCAGCCCGCGATCATCCGGGTTACGAGGCGGAATTGATGACGCTGTACGCCCTGAAGTCTGCCCAGGGGCGCGGGCTGGGGCGGGCGCTGTTCACGGAAATAGTGCAGCAGCTCAGGGCAGACGGCTTTCAGAATCTGGCCCTGTGGGTACTGGATGCCAACCCCACGCGAGAGTGGTATCTGCGCCAGGGCGGACGCGAGGCGGGCGAAAAGACCGAGGGGGAACTGCGCGAGATGCGAATCGTCTGGGACACCCTGCCGGGCTGACGCCGCAGCCTGCGCGTGGCCAACCTCCGCCCCGCCGATGTGTCAACATCACTGCTTAACCCGCCCATGACCGATCTCTCCCTCCTCCACCTCCCCTCTCCCGCCGTCATCGCTTTAATCGGCGCACCTGCTGCGGGCAAAAGCACCTTTGCGGCGCGGCATTTTCAGCCCGAAGAAGTGCTGTCAGGCGACTTTTCGCCGGAGCTGGAGCGCAGGCTTGCACGCGGCGAACTGAGCGTGGTGAACGCCCCCCTGACCCGCCCAGACGAACGGCGGCGCGTGCTGGAGGCGTCCCGCGCCCACGATCTGCCCGCCGTCGCCATTGTGCTGGATCTGCCCCGGCAGGTGCTGGAGGAACGGGCAATACAGATGGAACTGGACCCCGCCGCCGTCCTCACCGACTTTGCCGAGTTGCGCCGCACGCTGGGCGGCTTGCAAAAAGAGGGTTTTCGTCAGGTGTACGTTCTGCGCTCGGTGGCCGAGATTAATGACGCACAGATGGTGCGCGTGCCCTTGCCCCCGGATCGCCGCGATTTGCCCGGCCCCTTCGATTTCATCGGCGACGTGCATGGCTGCCTGCCCGAACTGCTGGGGTTGCTGGGCAAACTCGGCTACAGCGTCAGCAGTTCAGAGGTCGCGCCGCCAGCGGGCCGCACTGCCGTCTTTATGGGTGATCTGACGGACCGAGGGCCAGACAGCGCAGGCGTGCTGCGCGTGGTCATGGGCATGGCGGCGTCGGGCGCGGCGCTGTGCGTGCCGGGCAACCACGACGAGAAACTGGCCCGCGCGCTGGACGGCAAGGCAGTCAGGGCCATGCACGGCCTGGAAGGAACGCTGGCCCAGATGGACGCGGCGGGCGAGGACTTCAAGGCGCAGGCCCGTGCCTTTATCGGCAGCCTGTCCAGCCATCTGGTGCTGGACGGCGGGCGAATTGTTGCGGCGCACGCTGGACTGCCTGAGAAGTATCAGGGGCGGATAGCCAGCCGGGTCCGCAGTTTCGCGCTGTACGGCGACGTGGACGGCAGCCGCGATGAGCTGGGGCTGCCGATCCGCCGCGACTGGGCCGCCGAATATGGTGGAGAGGCCATTGTGGTCTACGGTCACACGCCCGTCGCCGCGCCTGTCTGGATTAACCGCACGGTGGACATTGACACAGGCTGCGCTTTCGGCAACGCACTGACGGCATTGCGCTATCCCGAACTGGAATTCGTCAGCGTCCCTGCCCGCCAGATTTACACGCCCCCACCCCGCCCTTTGCCCTTGCTGGGGCCGGGAACGGGAACGCCAGAGCTGGGTTAAATCACCCCTGGCACGAATCGTTTTGTCCGTTTGCGGTAGGCCGCGTAGTCGGGAAAGCGCACCAACAGCGCCTTTTCCTCACGAGCCGATTTAAAGTGAAACAGCGGGGCGAGGGCGGCAGTCCAGCCCAGCGCCCCCGGACTGCCCCGCAGGACGCCCCAGCCCAGGCCCAAAGTCAGCAACCCGCTGTAAATCGGGTGACGGACATGGGCATACAGCCCCGTCGTGACCAGTTCCGACGTATCCAGCGGCTCCGGCAGAGGGCTGAGGTTGCGGCCCAGCGTGCGCCCACTGCCCATGACGACTGCGCCGCCCAGTCCCATCAGGGCCAGACCCGCCGTTTTCTGAACGACGCCAACCTCGCTTCGCTGCCGTCCGCTCAGGGCGACTAATGCCAGCAGCACAAACTGCGCGGCCACCAGATCGCCGCCGCGCTGGCGAAAGCTCTGGAGACGATTCTGAGGATTCATGCGCGAATCCTATCCCGCCGTCACCACGCCGTCGCGCACGCTCAGGCGGTAATTTGCCAGCGCCGCCACCTCCAGATCGTGGGTGATCAGGACCACGCGGCGGCCCTCGGCGGCGGCCCTGGTCAGCAGCGACAGCACCAGTTCTCCGGTCTTGCTGTCCAGATTCCCCGTCGGCTCGTCGGCCAGCAGGATGCCAGGATCGCGGGCCAGGGCGCGGGCGATGGCCACGCGCTGCGCCTCGCCGCCCGAAAGCTGGTTGGGCAGATGTCCGGCGCGGTTTTCCAGGCCCACCAGGGCCAGCAATTCCCGCGCCCGCGCCCGACGTTCTTTGGGCGGCAGGCCCGCCAGCGTTAGAGGAAACTCCACGTTCTCCTGTGCGCTCAGGATGCTGACGAGGTTGTGGTTCTGGAACACGAAGCCGTAGTGCGCCAGCCGGAAATCGGCCCGCGCGGGTTCAGAAAGGGTGGTCAGGTTAACGTCGCCCACCGCCACATGCCCGGTGCTGGGCGAGTCAAACCCGGCCAGCAGATTCAACAGGGTGCTTTTGCCGCTGCCCGACGGCCCCACCACTGCCGTCATCCCCGGCGGAAAGGTATGCGTGAACGGGGCCAGCGCCTGCACCTGCCCCTCGCCGCTGGGGTAGACGCGCGACAGGTTTTCAACGTGCAGGGGCGGCGTGTTGGTGGCCTGAGCCTCGGCCTTTTCTCTCGTTGCGACAGTCATCAGACCCTCCCCAGCGCTTCGGTGATGTTCAACTTACTGGCGGTGCGGGCAGGCAATAACCCCGACACCAATCCCAGAAACAGGCTGATGCCCAGCGCCAGCAGCACCAGCCGGGGCGTCAGCGCGGCGGCGTCGATTCCGGCCAGTTGCTGGGTGTACAGGTTGACGCCCCAGATGCCCACCAGACCCACGATCACGCCGCCTACACCGCCCACCAGCGACAGCAGCAGCGATTCGCTGAGCACCAGCGCCCGCACGAAGCCGGGCCGCGCCCCGATGGCCCGCAAGGTGCCGAATTCGCGGGTGCGCTCAAAGACGCCCATCATCACCGTGTTCGCCACCGCCAGCCCACCCACGATCAATGAGATCAGCGAGATGCCGAAGCGCACCGCGTCGCTGATTTTCAGCGCCCGTTCCACAAAGCTCAGGAAGTCCGACTGGGTGGAGGCTTCCAGGTCCAGTTTGTCGGACAGCGCCGTGGCCACCTCACGCGCTTGACGGGGATTGTCCAGTTTGACGGCCACCAGGGAGACGCGGCCCTCTGCACCCTCCGACTTTTGCAGGGTGTTCAGCGGCAGGAAGATGAAGTTGTCCACCAGCCCGGATTCGGGGGCCAGCACGCCCACCACTTTCGCCTGGTTGCGTCGGTTGAGGTTGAGGGTGCTGCCCACCTTGAGATTCAGGTTCTGCGCGGCCTTTGCGCCCGCAATGGCTACCCCTTTGCCCTCGTCGGCGGCAGTAAAGGCGCGGCCCTGCGCCTCCGATGAATTGGGAAACACCGCCCCGATGCCCTGCGCAGCAGGCAGGCCATACAGCACGACGCTCTGCGATACGTCCAGACTGCCCCGGATGGTCATCACCACCGGGGTCACCGTTTTAATCCCCAGTTCAGAGGACAGCGCCTGGATATCGGTCACGGCCTTGTCGGGCAGGTTGGGCTGCGGCGCAAAGCCCTGCGTGAAGCCGCTCAGGCTGACCTGAATATCCGGGCCGATACCGCCCAGTTGCTCCACAAACACCTTGCGGATGCCCTCGCCCAGCGACAGAAAAATGACCATGCTCGCCACTGCCACCGTGATCCCCAGCGCGGTCAGGCCGGTTCGCACCCGCCGCCGCGTCAGCCCGCGCCACGCCAGTCCCCACAAATCCGTCCATTTCATTGCCCTCAAGGTACGCCCCAGGGGCCGGGGCAGATGGTACGCAGTGCGGAGGTGTGGGGAAAGGGGGATTGGAAGTCTGGGGAGACTGGCACGGAAAATTTTCAGTCGGCCTCGCTCTCAGCTCCTTTTCAATGGAAAGTGGCACAGAGCGCCGGACTTGCAGTGTCAGGCTCGTAGAGCTGCGTATCAGAGGGATCAAACCGCGAACAGACATCCCAAAACTCTGCCTCCAAAACCCCCTCTCATCCCCCCCCGCTAGCCTGCTCCCATGTTTCGTCCTGCTGTCCTGCTGTCCATCCTGTTCGCTGCCCAGGCCGGGGCACAAACGCTGCTCCCGCTGGATTCACGGCCCGCGACACGGGTGCTGCCCGCCCTGATCGCGGGCCTCGGCGGCGGCGTACCCCACGTCCCGCCCGCCGTGCTGCTGGGCAACGCTGGACAGGAGGCCAACCCGGCGCTGCTGGCCGCGTGGCTGAACATGCAGCCCACAGACGGTCCGCTGATCGCTTCGCTGGACGCGCTGGCCTACGGCGGGCTGGTGCAGTCGCGCAAAAGTCCGTTGAGTGCGGCACAGGCGCTGGCCCGGCTAGAGCCTCTGCACGAGTGGCACACGCAGACCGGGCAGCCCATTTACGCCTTCATCGCCCTGCCGCGCGAGCCGGACGCCACGGACCGGGCACGCAATCTGGCGGTGGCGCGGGCCATGCTGGACTGGGCCAGCTCTGGTGTCCTGGCCCAGTTGGACATCACCTGGGACGACGCCCTGCCCGGCAGCCCGGCCCCGGCAGAAGGTGCGACGCTAGCAAAGGAAGCGGCAGATAGGGGCCTGACGAACGTGCGCGTCTACCCCGGCGCGGACGAGGTGCTGTCCATGCTGGTGGCCCGCGCGCTGGCCCCACAGCTTAAAACCGTGCGGGTGGAGTACAGCGATCCAAAGGCGGCACAGGCCGTCATCAGGTACGAGGGCATTCCGCTGACGCAGAGCGCGGCCAACCACGCGGCGGGCAGCGGCTTTACCGTGGTGGAGTCGGACGCCGATCTGACCCTGTACGTGTTCAACGGTGGCGATCCGCGCAAATCTGCCCTGCGAATCAGCGCCCTGCTGCGGCGCGGGCCAGTGGCAGTGGCGGACGTGGAAAAGGTCAACCTGGGCAACTCGCGGCTGTGGGCTGATCTGACCACCCTGCGCCAGCACGCCAATCTGCGGGCACTGGCGGCGTGGGGAACGCCGGGCAACAACCTTGGCTCGGCGCTGGCCCATGCCAGACTGGCCCTCAACAATCCCGATCCACTGCGGCAGGACGCTCTGCTGGCCCGCGAATACGCCAACGACGTGATCTACAGCACCGAACTGCGCGCCACACTCCGCAAGGCCGTACCGGAAAAGGAGCTGGACACGCCGCAGGGACAGGCCGAACTGCTCAAGCTAGCGCAGTCCTACTTTCCGCTGCGAATCGGCAACGAATACGTGCTGGACGCCGCCGCCCTGCCGTGGGGCCGCTCGTTCGAGTGGGATTTCGATTTGCAGACCCGCTGAAGCTCTGGCTCAACAGGTGATCCATTGGGCGCGGTCAATTATGGGCCGCTCAGTCGCGTGGTCCCAGCAGCGCAGCCGGGCCAGCCCGCAGTAATTTCAGGGTATCGGCCAGTTCCAGGGGCCGGGCGAACAGGTAGCCCTGGCCCCAGCGGCAGCCCAGGCGGAGCAGGTGATCGCGCTGCACAGGCGTCTCGATACCCTCGGCGATCACCTCCACATTCAGGGTGCGGGCCAGCAGCAGCACGGTCTGCACCACCTTGGCGCTGACCAGATCCTCGCCCAGCCGGGCGATAAAGGCCCGGTCCACCTTCAAGGCGTCCACCGGAAAGCGGTGCAGGAACGCCAAACTGGAATACCCGGTCCCGAAATCGTCGATGTGGATGCGGACGCCCAGGCCGCGCAATTCGGTCAGGGTGCGGGCGGCCTCATCGATATCCAGAATCAGGGCACTCTCGGTAACCTCCAGATGCAGCCGCGCGGCGGGAAAGCCGGTGTCGTCCAGAATCCGGCGCACCGTCCCCACGAAGCCGGGGCGCAGGAACTGCCGGGTGGACACGTTGACCTGGAGCGACGGGAGAGGGAAGGTGGCTGGGCCAGCCGGGCCAGAGCAGGCCGGATCAGGGCCGGAGGCAGCCTGAAAGGTGCGGCAGGCCGCCTCCAGCACGAAGGCCCCCAGCTCGGAGATGATCTCCAGTTCCTCGGCCAGCGGCACAAATTCATTGGGTGGCACTGCTCCAAGCTGCGGATGCTGCCAGCGCAGCAGGGCCTCGTAAGCGCCGATCCGGCCCGTTTGGATGTCCACGATGGGCTGGTAGACCAGCCGCATCTGGCCGCGCCGCGCCGCCTGCGCCAGATCGGCCTCAAGCTGAAGCTGACGCAGGGCCACCGCGTGCATCTCGGGCCGGAAGGTCACCACCGGGCGAGATGGGTCACGCTTGGCGCGGTACATGCTCAGGTCCGCGTCGCGCAGGATGTCGGCGGGCGAGGCGTGGTGCAGTTCGCCCGGCGCGATGCCGATACTGACGCTGACCCCCACCGAGCGGCCCTGGACCGTGAACGGCGAGATCAGGCGGGCCTGAAGGCGCGCGGCGGCGGCCTCCACCGGTCTCAGGTCACCTGGCGGCAGCCCGCACATCAGCACAGCGAACTCGTCGCCGCCCAGCCGGGCCACCAGCGCGTCGTCCATGCAGGCTTTCAGACGCTCGGCAAATGCCTGGAGCAACTGGTCCCCGGCGGTATGGCCCAGACTGTCGTTGATCACCTTGAACCGGTCCATGTCTAGGTACAGCACCGCGTAGTCCGGCTGCCCGGTCTGGCGGGCCAGTTCCATCTGCTCTTCCAGGACACTGTACAGACGGTCCCGGTTGAACAGCCGGGTCAGCGAGTCGTGGGTGGCCGCCCACAGCAGCCGCGCCTCGGCCTCCTGCCGCGCCGTGACATCCCGCGATGAGGACAGGTACTGGTGCGGCAGGCGTGGGCCGCCGGTCTCGGCTGGGCCGTCCGGCTCGATCCTGCTGAGACTGACCTCCAGGGTCAGGTAATGGCCCTCCCGGTGGCGCAACCTGAGCAGGATGGAGAGTCCCGGAGTCTGACCCAGTTCATGCAGGTTGACGCGGTCTTCCGGCTGCATCAGGGCTTCGGGAGAAGTGCCGATCAGCTCGGCTGGAACGTAGCCCAGCAGCCCGTGGACACTGGGGCTGACATAAGTGAAGTCGCCGCCGGGCCGGTGCAGACAGACCAGATCGTTGGTGTACTCGGCCAGCAGGCGGTACTGGGTCTCGCGCTCCCTGACCTGCGCGTGCAGCCACGAGCGTTCCAGCACCTGTTGCAGGTAGCCGCCCACCGAGCCGATGATCTGAGCGTCCCACGGCCCAAGCGGCTTGGCGCTGCCAAAGGTCTCGACGTTCAGGACGCCGATCACCTGCTGGCCACGCAGCAGCGGCACGCACACTTCCGAGGTGATGCCCTCAATGGCCAGCACCGCTTCCGGGTCCCGGCTCAGGTCCGGGACCCACTGCGTCTCGCCGCTGCGGCAGGTCCGGCCCATCACGCCCTGGCCCAACGGCAGGCGCTTGATCACCTCGGCGTACCCCACCTGATCCTGCATGACCAGCACGTCCCCGTCCAGCAGATACACGCTGACGTGCGAGTACCCGAAGGTCTCACGCAGCCCACGGGTCACTGCCCGGACGCTTTGGGCGGTATCCAGTCCAGCGCCGAACGAGGTCCGTAGGCGGTGCAGCAGGTCCAGCGCCCGGCGCTGCCGCTCCGTATCGGCGTGCAGCCGCTCGCGCTCCAGGGCCTGCCCCAGCCAGGTGCCCAGCGTCGCCAGGGGGCGCAGGTCCTGCACGCCCAGGTGCCGGGACTCACATTCCACGTCCAGCACGCCCACCACGCGCGTGCCGTCCAGCAGCGGCACGCAGATCTCGCTGATCACCCCCGGCAGCATGGAGATGTAATCGGGGTCCTGGGTCACGTCCGGCACCAGCGCAGGCTGACCGCTGCGGGCGACCCGGCCCGCCACGCCCGTATCCACCGGGTGCCAGGTGTCCCACTGGCCCTGCCCGGCGCTCTCGCGCAGCACCAGCACGCCCCCCGCCAGCGCGTCCCCTTCCAGCACAGCCCCTTCCAGCACACCGATGGCCACATGCTCGACCTCCAGCAGCTCGTGAATGGCCTGGGTGATCTTCCCGAACAGCTCATGCTGGCTGCCCGAGTACGCCACCGCCCGCCACGCCCGCTCCAGCAGTTCCACCTCGCGCTGCGCGGCGTTCAGGGCGCACTCCAGGTCCAGCCGGTGCAGCGCTGCGGCCAGCAACCCGGCCTGCGCCTGTGCCAGCGCCAGCAGCGGCGCGGGCGGCACGTCCACAGGCTGGCCCGCAGCCCCATCCACGGGCTCGAGGTCC comes from the Deinococcus sp. AJ005 genome and includes:
- a CDS encoding GNAT family N-acetyltransferase, translating into MTIRPAIPADTPAIAHIHVTSWRETYAGLMPDDFLDRMTNEETQRRREGGWERTISQKLETVLVAEQDGVMVAFGSAGPARDHPGYEAELMTLYALKSAQGRGLGRALFTEIVQQLRADGFQNLALWVLDANPTREWYLRQGGREAGEKTEGELREMRIVWDTLPG
- a CDS encoding AAA family ATPase — protein: MTDLSLLHLPSPAVIALIGAPAAGKSTFAARHFQPEEVLSGDFSPELERRLARGELSVVNAPLTRPDERRRVLEASRAHDLPAVAIVLDLPRQVLEERAIQMELDPAAVLTDFAELRRTLGGLQKEGFRQVYVLRSVAEINDAQMVRVPLPPDRRDLPGPFDFIGDVHGCLPELLGLLGKLGYSVSSSEVAPPAGRTAVFMGDLTDRGPDSAGVLRVVMGMAASGAALCVPGNHDEKLARALDGKAVRAMHGLEGTLAQMDAAGEDFKAQARAFIGSLSSHLVLDGGRIVAAHAGLPEKYQGRIASRVRSFALYGDVDGSRDELGLPIRRDWAAEYGGEAIVVYGHTPVAAPVWINRTVDIDTGCAFGNALTALRYPELEFVSVPARQIYTPPPRPLPLLGPGTGTPELG
- a CDS encoding DUF4127 family protein, translating into MFRPAVLLSILFAAQAGAQTLLPLDSRPATRVLPALIAGLGGGVPHVPPAVLLGNAGQEANPALLAAWLNMQPTDGPLIASLDALAYGGLVQSRKSPLSAAQALARLEPLHEWHTQTGQPIYAFIALPREPDATDRARNLAVARAMLDWASSGVLAQLDITWDDALPGSPAPAEGATLAKEAADRGLTNVRVYPGADEVLSMLVARALAPQLKTVRVEYSDPKAAQAVIRYEGIPLTQSAANHAAGSGFTVVESDADLTLYVFNGGDPRKSALRISALLRRGPVAVADVEKVNLGNSRLWADLTTLRQHANLRALAAWGTPGNNLGSALAHARLALNNPDPLRQDALLAREYANDVIYSTELRATLRKAVPEKELDTPQGQAELLKLAQSYFPLRIGNEYVLDAAALPWGRSFEWDFDLQTR
- a CDS encoding ABC transporter ATP-binding protein, with amino-acid sequence MTVATREKAEAQATNTPPLHVENLSRVYPSGEGQVQALAPFTHTFPPGMTAVVGPSGSGKSTLLNLLAGFDSPSTGHVAVGDVNLTTLSEPARADFRLAHYGFVFQNHNLVSILSAQENVEFPLTLAGLPPKERRARARELLALVGLENRAGHLPNQLSGGEAQRVAIARALARDPGILLADEPTGNLDSKTGELVLSLLTRAAAEGRRVVLITHDLEVAALANYRLSVRDGVVTAG
- a CDS encoding ABC transporter permease, with the translated sequence MKWTDLWGLAWRGLTRRRVRTGLTALGITVAVASMVIFLSLGEGIRKVFVEQLGGIGPDIQVSLSGFTQGFAPQPNLPDKAVTDIQALSSELGIKTVTPVVMTIRGSLDVSQSVVLYGLPAAQGIGAVFPNSSEAQGRAFTAADEGKGVAIAGAKAAQNLNLKVGSTLNLNRRNQAKVVGVLAPESGLVDNFIFLPLNTLQKSEGAEGRVSLVAVKLDNPRQAREVATALSDKLDLEASTQSDFLSFVERALKISDAVRFGISLISLIVGGLAVANTVMMGVFERTREFGTLRAIGARPGFVRALVLSESLLLSLVGGVGGVIVGLVGIWGVNLYTQQLAGIDAAALTPRLVLLALGISLFLGLVSGLLPARTASKLNITEALGRV
- a CDS encoding isoprenylcysteine carboxylmethyltransferase family protein, whose protein sequence is MNPQNRLQSFRQRGGDLVAAQFVLLALVALSGRQRSEVGVVQKTAGLALMGLGGAVVMGSGRTLGRNLSPLPEPLDTSELVTTGLYAHVRHPIYSGLLTLGLGWGVLRGSPGALGWTAALAPLFHFKSAREEKALLVRFPDYAAYRKRTKRFVPGVI
- a CDS encoding aldo/keto reductase; this translates as MHYRTLGKTGYDVSSISFGAWAIGGTWGEVSEADAMSALHKALDLGINFFDTADVYGDGRSERLIARLRQERPETFYVATKAGRRLDPHEAGGYNARNLRGFIERSLQNLETETLDLLQLHCPPPEVYERDEVFGVLDDFKTEGLLRAYGVSVETVDEALTAIKHPNVSTVQIIFNIFRFKPAEQFFAAAREANVGILARVPLASGLLTGKMTAQSSFAPDDHRSFNRHGEAFDKGETFSGVDFETGLRAVDELRPLVPAGMTLAEFALRWILMFPEVSCAIPGAKNAAQAEANARAADLPPLSEDTMRGVADVYDRLIRPQVQDLW
- a CDS encoding EAL domain-containing protein; the protein is MKILMHPQPPSFFPRQQETDVAVPVAGPGAGSAPDVLLGPLAGMLELESVVAARLFLTGESGTFALAAQAEPVPTQAESAPIVATPLALGRRAAELLAHLPQPERLFDAPSLYAALLAPDAVQALSGAVSSRPFLSLSVPVELGGVVRGALHLDLEPVDGAAGQPVDVPPAPLLALAQAQAGLLAAALHRLDLECALNAAQREVELLERAWRAVAYSGSQHELFGKITQAIHELLEVEHVAIGVLEGAVLEGDALAGGVLVLRESAGQGQWDTWHPVDTGVAGRVARSGQPALVPDVTQDPDYISMLPGVISEICVPLLDGTRVVGVLDVECESRHLGVQDLRPLATLGTWLGQALERERLHADTERQRRALDLLHRLRTSFGAGLDTAQSVRAVTRGLRETFGYSHVSVYLLDGDVLVMQDQVGYAEVIKRLPLGQGVMGRTCRSGETQWVPDLSRDPEAVLAIEGITSEVCVPLLRGQQVIGVLNVETFGSAKPLGPWDAQIIGSVGGYLQQVLERSWLHAQVRERETQYRLLAEYTNDLVCLHRPGGDFTYVSPSVHGLLGYVPAELIGTSPEALMQPEDRVNLHELGQTPGLSILLRLRHREGHYLTLEVSLSRIEPDGPAETGGPRLPHQYLSSSRDVTARQEAEARLLWAATHDSLTRLFNRDRLYSVLEEQMELARQTGQPDYAVLYLDMDRFKVINDSLGHTAGDQLLQAFAERLKACMDDALVARLGGDEFAVLMCGLPPGDLRPVEAAAARLQARLISPFTVQGRSVGVSVSIGIAPGELHHASPADILRDADLSMYRAKRDPSRPVVTFRPEMHAVALRQLQLEADLAQAARRGQMRLVYQPIVDIQTGRIGAYEALLRWQHPQLGAVPPNEFVPLAEELEIISELGAFVLEAACRTFQAASGPDPACSGPAGPATFPLPSLQVNVSTRQFLRPGFVGTVRRILDDTGFPAARLHLEVTESALILDIDEAARTLTELRGLGVRIHIDDFGTGYSSLAFLHRFPVDALKVDRAFIARLGEDLVSAKVVQTVLLLARTLNVEVIAEGIETPVQRDHLLRLGCRWGQGYLFARPLELADTLKLLRAGPAALLGPRD